One window of Amaranthus tricolor cultivar Red isolate AtriRed21 chromosome 11, ASM2621246v1, whole genome shotgun sequence genomic DNA carries:
- the LOC130826486 gene encoding uncharacterized protein LOC130826486, with protein MSYHGMAKYFINQYDVSTSVFIVNQNCKYTITEYDVCDIFGLPLTVNDVIKQTNSNEDISEYDLFEEWQQKLDCVGTKDISAEQLLSKMLLDLTDGGDDFKRFFVMYVFITFLAPNSHRTVDHSLLKPLVDVKEIKNLNWCGLVFDRFRNGLERCQTKNLKNIPSCLAILEICFYHRVSSLGIFPSSRLPLIQHWTYETLKKRAQLELKARSFGLGVFDGDTYPVSKKLRKKSHDDEVELEENGMYLKIPIPDGLLASSDQKIHDTAGDELMEEVSKMKRNMEIVTQHHLSRLLKLKAKGNQAQDVGQSSNSPTLSQWYSDPKVMEEIDEIMNRIRVVKRRTADIDLPSFDLGISDLEKTPSPAPKLIAKKRGKKKI; from the exons ATGTCTTATCATGGTATGGCTAAGTACTTTATCAACCAATACGATGTCAGTACTTCAGTTTTCATAGTCAATCAAAACTGCAAGTACACTATAACTGAGTATGATGTCTGCGATATTTTTGGCTTGCCATTAACTGTTAATGATGTTATCAAACAAACTAATTCAAATGAAGATATTTCTGAGTATGATTTATTTGAGGAGTGGCAACAAAAACTTGATTGTGTTGGGACTAAGGATATATCTGCTGAACAACTACTTTCCAAAATGTTGTTGGACTTAACTGATGGAGGCGAtgattttaaaaggttttttgtaatgtatgttTTTATCACATTTTTGGCTCCCAATTCACACCGAACTGTTGATCATAGTTTGCTTAAACCATTAGTTGATGTTAAGGAGATAAAAAATCTTAACTGGTGTGGTTTAGTGTTTGATAGGTTTAGAAATGGCTTGGAGAGAtgccaaacaaaaaatttgaaaaatattccttcatgtctagccATATTAGAAATTTGCTTTTACCATCGAGTTAGCTCTCTAGGTATTTTTCCATCATCAAGGTTGCCCTTAATCCAACATTGGACTTATGAGACTTTGAAAAAAAGGGCACAACTTGAGTTGAAGGCTAGATCCTTTGGACTGGGTGTTTTCGATGGAGACACATACCCAGTTtcaaagaaattaagaaaaaaatcgCATGATGATGAGGTGGAGCTAGAAGAAAATGGGATGTATCTCAAGATCCCTATTCCCGATGGCTTGTTGGCATCTTCTGATCAAAAAATTCATGATACAGCTGGTGAT gAGCTTATGGAGGAAGTTAGCAAGATGAAGAGAAACATGGAAATTGTTACTCAACATCATCTATCGAGACTCTTGAAGTTAAAAGCAAAAGGCAATCAAGCACAAGATGTCGGACAATCATCAAACTCTCCAACACTATCGCAATGGTATTCAGACCCAAAAGTGATGGAGGAGATTGATGAGATTATGAACAGGataagagttgttaaaagacgAACAGCTGACATCGACTTACCAAGCTTTGACCTGGGAATATCAGATCTTGAGAAAACACCTTCACCAGCACCGAAATTGATTGCGAAGAAGAGAGGAAAGAAGAAAATTTGA